The following is a genomic window from Butyricimonas faecihominis.
TCCTTATTCACGTAATATCCTGTAGGACAATACAACAATATATTATACTTCTTCTTGAACAAATTAAAGATCCGGGTATCCGCAGTCCGCTTATAAACCGATATTAGCCGATCACGCTCAGCCTTAGCATAAATACCAAGAATTCTTAACTTATTCTCATCAAACAACTTGAAAAACGTTTTCCTATCCGGGGCTGCAATCTTTATATACTTCTGTGTTTTGGCCCACGGGCTATCTGCATACTGCACGTAAGCAGAGTCAATAGAAGGAGAAATCACGACTTGCAACACGTTACGGTGTCCCTTCATATTCTTATCAAAATACTTCTCCGGCAGGTTAAGCACATCAAAAATCGGTTCTGCCTGTGGCAAACCATCCTGTTCCTGTCCAAAGAATTCCCGGATCGTATCACCCACGGGACCATCCCACGTGTTCTTCTCGGCAATAATCAATACCTGATTGATTTTTCCTGTCACGGCAGGCATCAGGTTCTTCGTGGCATCCTTACAAGAACCTAACATTAAAACCATCACGAAAACAAATACAATATTCTTCATAATAATAGAATTGAAAGTTGAAAATTGAAAATTGAAAATGAATCTCACTCTCAATACAATATTAATTAAACCCCTTCCTAACGATATATATAATCAAAAACACAGCATATTTTCAATTCTGCATTTTCAATTGCTAAAACTTACTATTGGCCTCATCCAAGATACCTTTCACCGACCCCACGATAATCTTGGCCTCAACCATCACGGGAATACGATACTCGTCATCACTTACCCATACCTTCATGTTCTCTCCCCCTTTAAACACGTCACCAGCCACGAGCAAGGGAGAAAACACGTGACACATCCGCCGCCCGCTATCCGTTTTCACTTTCTCTTTCCCCAAGTAACGAACATATAAATCATATATTTTATCGTCCAGTAGAATACGTATCGGGATCTGGTCTCCTTTCTTGTAGTTATCAAAATCCAATTCCCTTGCATACC
Proteins encoded in this region:
- a CDS encoding DUF4837 family protein, whose product is MKNIVFVFVMVLMLGSCKDATKNLMPAVTGKINQVLIIAEKNTWDGPVGDTIREFFGQEQDGLPQAEPIFDVLNLPEKYFDKNMKGHRNVLQVVISPSIDSAYVQYADSPWAKTQKYIKIAAPDRKTFFKLFDENKLRILGIYAKAERDRLISVYKRTADTRIFNLFKKKYNILLYCPTGYYVNKDTTDFVWMSSETTKNSKGIIFFTEKYEHESQFNYAIIFDRVNEELKKHIPGPHEGSYMALDLEVPYTAVQYKYNGHYAVLFRGLWMVVNDFMAGPYELNVVLDEEHQRVIYMMGYVYYPNEEKRDMMKQVDAILNTMVIDYKDKEEKTK